The Streptococcus viridans genome contains the following window.
TCCAGCTGACTCAAGATAAGGCAGGACGTTTGGATTATGCAGAAAGTCTCATGACCCATGCTATGGTCTTGACTGGTGTGGATTTGGACGAAGCTGGACGTTCTCTCAAATGGAAGGTTGAGAATTCTTGGGGAGAGAAAGTCGGAACAGATGGCTACTTTGTAGCTTCGGACGCCTGGATGGACGAATACACCTACCAAATCGTCGTTCGTAAGGAACTGTTGACGGCAGAAGAATTGGCTGCTTATGAGGGAGAACCGATTGTCCTAGCTCCTTGGGATCCAATGGGGGCTTTGGCTTCTAAATAAGATACATAAAAAACACGATTGTTTAAGAACAATCGTGTTTTATTCATATAGTGTGGTCTAATTAGTGATTTTGCTCATTCTCTTTAGAAGATGATTCTGTGTGTTCAGAATTCTCTTCTGAGCTAGATGAACTTGAGCTTTCTTCTGTTGATTCGCTCGTTTCTTCAACTGTATAGCTTGGCTCATAATAGTAGTAATTGTAGTTGTTCTTACCATTATTGAGATAGAGGTAGGAACCGCTACGGTATACGCCACTTGGTTGGGTCCAGTCTTCGCTACCTGATCCGTTTTGCTCATACAAATACAGCATCATTTGTTTGTAGACATCCGTCGCGACTTTGATTCCATCATCTAGGACTGGAGTCAAGCGATTGGTATATCCTGTCCATACAGCCATAGAATATTGTGTGGTGTACCCAACAAACAATTCATCAGGTGTCACAATACTTGAGTAATTGTAGTCCTTGGTCAGTTTTTTTAATTCGTTGTCGGCATAGTTAGAGGTACCTGTTTTACCAGCGTGATAAAGACCAGAGATATTTGCATTGTATCCTGTACCAGCTGTGATAACTGACTTCAACATATCTGTCATCATGTAAGCTGTGGCTTCTTTCATCACTCGTGTTCCAGAGGTTTCAAAGTTCTTCGTTGTACCATCGCTAAAGACAACCCGATTCACATATTGAGGCTTGTAATAGGTACCGCCATTTGCGAAGGTTGCATAAGCAGCGGCCATTTTCTCACTGCTAGCCCCGTATTTGTTGCTAGAGTCACTGGTATTACTTGAGATGGCATTTGCATATACCATTTCTGGATAATCAATCCCCATGCTGCTCAAGAATTTCTGAGCCTTCTTCAAACCAACTTTTTCAAGAGCCCGGACCGCAGGAACGTTACGGGATTGTTGGAGAGCATAGACCATGCTGATATTGCCGTAGTACTGTCTATCCCAGTTATAAATTTGCGTATTTGTACCAGGGAAGTTGTAAGGTGTATCAGGAATGGTTACTCCAGTGGAGTTATACTCTTCATATTCAATTGCGGGAGCATAATCTGAGATAGGTTTCATTGTAGATCCCCAATCTCGGTTCGTTTCGACAGCTTGGTTGGTACCGAAGGATACATTAGATGATTGATGACGGGATCCCAACTGAGCAATGACTTTTCCGTTTGTCACGTCGATGATAGTAGAAGCAACTTGCAACTCATTATCTGGATAATTGACATATTCGTCAGAGTTGTATATATCCCACAGACGTTTTTGAGCTGCGGTATCGACGTTGGTGTAGACATCCATACCAGTTGTCAAGACATTGTAGCCTGTCTCTTCTTCGACTTGTTGGATGACTTCTTTGAGGTAGTTATCCATATAAGCAGGATAGTTGCTTGAGCCGGTTAGACTTTGCAAGCCATCGGTAACAGGTGTATTGACGGCACTTTCGTACTGCTCGTTTGTAATGGACTTCATATCCAACATTTCTTTAAGAACCAGATTACGGCGTTGGAGAGCAGCTTCCGGATTGGTATAAGGATCGTATTGGTTCGGTGCTTGAGGCATTCCGGCCAATAGGGCCACTTGTGGCAGAGAAAGGTCCTTCAAGTCTTTTGCATAGTAGCTACGAGCAGCTGTTTGCATTCCGTAGTTTCCGTTAGACATGTAGACTTTGTTGATGTAGTAGGTCAAAATCTCTTGTTTGGTTGCTTTTTGCTCTAATTGAGTAGCAAGCCAAGCTTCTTGGATTTTCCGAGATAGGGTTTGGTCGGACGACGAAGTAGAGAAGTAAGTGAGTTTGATTAACTGCTGTGTAAGAGTAGATCCCCCTTGGCGACCTCCTCGGAGGTTACTGAAGAAGGCCCCTCCAATACGAATAAAGTCGACCCCTCTGTGGTTGAAAAAGCGGTGGTCTTCAATCGCCACAATCGCATTGACCAAGTCAGTTGGGATTTCATTTGTTTTTACGTTGATTCGTTTCTCAGCACCCAAGTCGGCAATCAGATTGTTTTGATTGTCATAAATTTTACTGGATGTCGTTGCAATGAGGTCTTTCTCAGAAAGAGTCGGTGCTTTTGAGGCATAGTATCCAAATACCAATCCACCCAGGATAAGTAAAAGGAAAAATAAGGAAATAGCCGCAATCGCTGCATATTTTAACCACTGGATAACTGTTTGTTTGTTCATTTAATTACCGCCTAGTAGATTCTGTTCGATAATATCGAGATAAGGGACGCTTGGAAGGCGATCTGTCTCGATACGATAACCATTTTTCTGTATATAGGGCAATGGCATAGATTTACTGCCGTGATCGATGTTGTAAAAGTCGATTAAGGAAGGAGCGGGCAGTAGATAGGTCTCATTGAGCTTTGCAAAATGCAAGAGTACAAAACAAATTCCCCCCTGTTGGACGACCGCAGACATGTGATCAATCTGGTGCTGATGAAAGTTTTTCATCGGCATGGCTTGTTTTTGCTGGGTCTCTTTTGCTTCAAAATCAATGTAGTGTCCTTTATAAACACCAGAATAGTCTGTGGTAGACGCTTGGCGAAAATAAGCTTCCACGATCTTTGCCCGACTGCGATGAGGATAGTCCACCTTTACAATCTGGATGGGTGTCGGCTTTTTATGAATAACCGCTAGCCCTCTAGAAAGGTAGTACTGATTGCTCTCATTAATCATTTTTTCAAATGTCATCCCCCGATTGGCAAAGTTCACACTTTGCTTCCTCTGGATGGGCGAAGAAGATTTCTTGCTAAGTTTGTGAGGATAGTTGACCATCATTCTCCTTATTGGTACAATTACATCACTCTATTATATCACAAAATGAAGAAGGGAGGGGAAATAATGAATAGTTTACTGATTACAGGTTACAAGGCATTTGAATTGGGAATTCTGACAGCAAAGGACCCTAGACTTCCCATTATAAAAGAGGCGATTCGCAGGGATTTAGTCCGTTTTTTGGAAGAGGGCGTCAAGTGGCTGATTTTTACGGGTAATCTAGGTTTTGAAGCTTGGGTTTTAGAGGTTGCTCAGGAATTAAAAAAAGAATACGAGATACAGTTGGCCACAATTTTTATGTTTGAAAATCAAGGAGAGAACTGGAATGAGGCCAATCAAGAAGTCCTCAGTCGCTTTAAACAGGTTAATTTTGTCAAATATGCCTATCCCTCTTATAGCCAGCCAGGTCAATTCAAAGAATACAATACGTTTTTGTTAGAAAATACAGATGGTGCCTATTTATTTTACGATCCAGAACATGAAACAAATCTCAAATATCTTTACAAAATGATGCTAGAAAAGGATCAGTATCATGTCAAAAGATTAAACTTTGATGACTTAAATGAAGTAGCGGAAAAAATTTACGAAAAATAAGTGATTTACCTTGATTTTTGCTCCTCATTTTTTATATAATGATTATGATTAACTAGAACGGAGAGAATGATGGCAAGTATTATTTTTACTGCGAAAGATATTTTTGATCAAGATTTCAAAAAAGAAGTTCGTGGATTTAGTAAAGTTGAGGTAAATGAGTTTTTGGATGATGTCATCAAAGACTATGAAACCTATGCTGCCTTAGTGAAGGAATTGAAAGAAGAAAATGCTCGGCTCCGTGAAGAATTAGCGAAGAAAACGAGCCAAGCAACTCCGAGTCCATCAGTTCCTGAGTCTGCTCCAAAGCATGAGTTTCCTCAGGTCACTACTACGACAAACTTCGATATTTTGAAACGCTTAAATCGTCTAGAAAAAGAAGTATTCGGGAAACAAGTTGTAGATCGTGATTTTTAAGACATAAAATATGAACGTGCAATTTTTGGATAATCGCGTGAGAGCTTTCTCTCATGAGGAAAGTCCATGCTAGCACAGGCTGTGATGCCTGTAGTGTTTGTGCTAGGTGAATCCATAAGCCTAGGGACTTGATCTTCAAGTTACGGCGAGCGAACGGGCTAAGTCTTAGGATAAGTTCTACTAGCTCTGAAAGTGCCACAGTGACGTAGTTTTTAGGGAAACCTAAAAAGTGGAACGCGGTAAACCCCTCAAGCTAGCAACCCAAACTTTGGTCGGGGCATGGAGTGCATGGAAACGAACATAGCATTCTGACTGGAAACAGTAGACAGATGATTATCGAAGGAAATGGTACCTAGTCATTTCTGGAACAAAACATGGCTTATAGAAAATTGCATATAGGTGGTGAGGGGGAGAGAAATCTCAACCTCCTTTTTTAAACAATGAGGAATAAATGAAAAAACAATTTGAATTAATTGCAACAGCTGCTGCTGGATTAGAAGCAGTAGTTGGGCGTGAATTGCGTGATCTAGGCTACGAATGCCAAGTGGAAAATGGACGGGTTCGCTTCAAAGGTGATGTTCGTGCGATCATCGAAACCAATCTTTGGTTGCGTGCCGCTGACCGAATCAAGATCGTCGTAGGATCTTTTCCTGCCCGCACCTTTGAAGAACTCTTTCAAGGAGTTTTTACCTTGGATTGGGAGCAATATCTCCCTTTAGGAGCACGTTTCCCCATTTCCAAAGCAAAATGTGTTAAATCCAAACTGCATAACGAACCGAGTGTACAAGCGATTTCGAAAAAGGCCGTTGTTAAAAAGTTGCAAAAACACTATGCTCGTCCGGAAGGCGTTCCATTGATCGAAAATGGAGCAGAATTTAAAATTGAAGTTTCTATCTTGAAGGACCAAGCGACTATTTTAATCGACACCACTGGTAGTAGCCTGTTCAAGCGCGGTTATCGGACTGAAAAGGGTGGGGCACCCATCAAGGAAAATATGGCGGCAGCCATTCTTCAACTTTCCAATTGGTATCCAGATAAGCCCCTGGTTGATCCGACCTGTGGATCAGGGACCTTCTGTATCGAGGCTGCGATGATGGCTCGTCAGATAGCACCTGGCTTGAGACGGACCTTCTCATTTGAAGATTGGAATTGGGTTGACGATCGTCTGATTCAAGAAGTGCGCAAAGAAGCCACTAAAAAGATAAATCGTGATCTTGTTCTAGACATCATGGGAACGGATATCGATGCGCGGATGGTTGAGATTGCCAAAGAAAATGCTCAAAAAGCAGGTGTTGCAAGTGATATCACCTTTAAGCAAATGCGGGTTCAAGATTTGCGCTCGGATAAGATCAATGGGGTCATCATCTCCAATCCACCGTATGGTGAACGTTTATCCGATGATGTAGGAGTGACAAAATTGTACGCTGAAATGGGAGAGGTCTTTGAGCCCTTGAAGACTTGGAGTAAATTTATCTTGACCAGTGATGAAGATTTTGAAAAGAAATTTGGGCGACAAGCAGATAAAAAACGAAAATTATATAACGGAACCTTAAAGGTGGACTTGTATCAGTTCTTTGGGGAACGGGTACGCCGACAAGCGACTAGTGAGAAAGGAAACATATGACAAAAGAAGATAAACAGCAGTTAGGCCAAGAGGCAGAGTCCGTTCTTGATTTTAAGGACGCAAAAGAGATGACGATTGGTCAAGCAAATCGCAAAGCTGAAGAAATCGAAGCAGGTGTCAAGGAAACAGACAATGTCCTCGATAAATACATCAAACAGCACCGTGACGAAATCGAAGCTCACAAGTTTGATACAATCGTCATGAAGAAGGAAATGCTGGCAGATGCAGAGGAAGCAGCCGTTGTGGAAGCAACGGAGCCAATTCCAAACGAAGAACCTGTAAAAGAAGCAGCACCGTCTGAAGCAGCTCAAAAAGAAGGTACGTCTACTCGTATTCCAGATCCAATTCCTGGGGAACTTCCTGCCAAAATTAAGTTTGGTCCAGAGCCAACAGAACCATATGTGGATGATGAAATTGAGATTCCTCAAGAACCGAAAAAAAGCCGGGTAAAACCAATTTTGTTTTCAGTTTTAGCTCTGACAGCAGTTGCTACAGCTAGTTGGTTGTCTTATCAATGGATCCGAAACCAGTCTAAAGGGGAGACGACTGTCGTCTCTTCTACCAGCTCATCTAGCAAGAAATCGTCTAGTTCTTCTGCCTCAACTAGTGCGAATACAGAGGCTTTGCTGAAGGACTTTAATGATCAGTATGCAGCCTTCTTTACAGATGACACGCAGACGAAGTTGAAAAATGATTCTTTTGGTAATTTGGAAAAACTGAAAGTAAGTTTAGAAAAATTGAAAGATACCAAGGAATACGATGCAGCAAAGAGTAAATACGATGAATTGGTGAAGCAGGTTTCTGCTATTCAAACAGTAAACTCTCAGTTTACCAGCCCAGTTATTAAGGATGGGGCCATCGATGCCAATGCGCAGGTAAAGAGTAATGCAGTTTTTTCAGATGTGTCGACATCTAATACACAATTGAATCAATTGTTGAAGGATGCTGCTTCTCAAGGACGCTCGCAGCAAGTTGCGACTCCAGCGC
Protein-coding sequences here:
- a CDS encoding THUMP domain-containing class I SAM-dependent RNA methyltransferase gives rise to the protein MKKQFELIATAAAGLEAVVGRELRDLGYECQVENGRVRFKGDVRAIIETNLWLRAADRIKIVVGSFPARTFEELFQGVFTLDWEQYLPLGARFPISKAKCVKSKLHNEPSVQAISKKAVVKKLQKHYARPEGVPLIENGAEFKIEVSILKDQATILIDTTGSSLFKRGYRTEKGGAPIKENMAAAILQLSNWYPDKPLVDPTCGSGTFCIEAAMMARQIAPGLRRTFSFEDWNWVDDRLIQEVRKEATKKINRDLVLDIMGTDIDARMVEIAKENAQKAGVASDITFKQMRVQDLRSDKINGVIISNPPYGERLSDDVGVTKLYAEMGEVFEPLKTWSKFILTSDEDFEKKFGRQADKKRKLYNGTLKVDLYQFFGERVRRQATSEKGNI
- a CDS encoding DUF1273 domain-containing protein — its product is MNSLLITGYKAFELGILTAKDPRLPIIKEAIRRDLVRFLEEGVKWLIFTGNLGFEAWVLEVAQELKKEYEIQLATIFMFENQGENWNEANQEVLSRFKQVNFVKYAYPSYSQPGQFKEYNTFLLENTDGAYLFYDPEHETNLKYLYKMMLEKDQYHVKRLNFDDLNEVAEKIYEK
- the pbp1a gene encoding penicillin-binding protein PBP1A — encoded protein: MNKQTVIQWLKYAAIAAISLFFLLLILGGLVFGYYASKAPTLSEKDLIATTSSKIYDNQNNLIADLGAEKRINVKTNEIPTDLVNAIVAIEDHRFFNHRGVDFIRIGGAFFSNLRGGRQGGSTLTQQLIKLTYFSTSSSDQTLSRKIQEAWLATQLEQKATKQEILTYYINKVYMSNGNYGMQTAARSYYAKDLKDLSLPQVALLAGMPQAPNQYDPYTNPEAALQRRNLVLKEMLDMKSITNEQYESAVNTPVTDGLQSLTGSSNYPAYMDNYLKEVIQQVEEETGYNVLTTGMDVYTNVDTAAQKRLWDIYNSDEYVNYPDNELQVASTIIDVTNGKVIAQLGSRHQSSNVSFGTNQAVETNRDWGSTMKPISDYAPAIEYEEYNSTGVTIPDTPYNFPGTNTQIYNWDRQYYGNISMVYALQQSRNVPAVRALEKVGLKKAQKFLSSMGIDYPEMVYANAISSNTSDSSNKYGASSEKMAAAYATFANGGTYYKPQYVNRVVFSDGTTKNFETSGTRVMKEATAYMMTDMLKSVITAGTGYNANISGLYHAGKTGTSNYADNELKKLTKDYNYSSIVTPDELFVGYTTQYSMAVWTGYTNRLTPVLDDGIKVATDVYKQMMLYLYEQNGSGSEDWTQPSGVYRSGSYLYLNNGKNNYNYYYYEPSYTVEETSESTEESSSSSSSEENSEHTESSSKENEQNH
- a CDS encoding cell division site-positioning protein MapZ family protein, with amino-acid sequence MTKEDKQQLGQEAESVLDFKDAKEMTIGQANRKAEEIEAGVKETDNVLDKYIKQHRDEIEAHKFDTIVMKKEMLADAEEAAVVEATEPIPNEEPVKEAAPSEAAQKEGTSTRIPDPIPGELPAKIKFGPEPTEPYVDDEIEIPQEPKKSRVKPILFSVLALTAVATASWLSYQWIRNQSKGETTVVSSTSSSSKKSSSSSASTSANTEALLKDFNDQYAAFFTDDTQTKLKNDSFGNLEKLKVSLEKLKDTKEYDAAKSKYDELVKQVSAIQTVNSQFTSPVIKDGAIDANAQVKSNAVFSDVSTSNTQLNQLLKDAASQGRSQQVATPAPVTDGGGSAAGGSAASSGTVTSPAPTPTPATEGNTTGGVNPGYSGFGLQSTGVPLQRNLSRVPYNQAALDDVNNPAWTFNPGILEKILKIARERGHIVGDQYILERVNIINGNGYYNLFKPDGTYLFSINAKTGYFVGNGKGHSDALDY
- the recU gene encoding Holliday junction resolvase RecU, encoding MVNYPHKLSKKSSSPIQRKQSVNFANRGMTFEKMINESNQYYLSRGLAVIHKKPTPIQIVKVDYPHRSRAKIVEAYFRQASTTDYSGVYKGHYIDFEAKETQQKQAMPMKNFHQHQIDHMSAVVQQGGICFVLLHFAKLNETYLLPAPSLIDFYNIDHGSKSMPLPYIQKNGYRIETDRLPSVPYLDIIEQNLLGGN
- the gpsB gene encoding cell division regulator GpsB yields the protein MASIIFTAKDIFDQDFKKEVRGFSKVEVNEFLDDVIKDYETYAALVKELKEENARLREELAKKTSQATPSPSVPESAPKHEFPQVTTTTNFDILKRLNRLEKEVFGKQVVDRDF